The following coding sequences are from one Gemmatimonadota bacterium window:
- a CDS encoding alanine racemase, with translation MTDFSAVATPALVIDLAQVDRNCARVAAYAADHGLTWRPHVKTHKSAQVAARQLAAGAVGLSCATPREAEVMATVCSDLLLAYPPVGTERLRRTVAVAAQVRLTVMLDSLESATALSEALAAPGASARVLIEVDAGMRRTGVVGVEPAVELARAVAAFPGLTFAGFGFYPGQLRSAGPEVDAELVRLSVMVAALRAGAEASGLVVHTISAGSTPLLWRSHEIAGLTELRAGTAVYFDRTSVVGGICGPADCAATILATVVSTAVPGQAVVDAGVKALGREPMRGGDADGYACVTDHPEVPVVRLSEEHGVLDLSHTEWRPRVGEQVRLLPNHACVAVHNFGEMTLVHPDGRVETCAVEARGRG, from the coding sequence GTGACCGACTTCTCCGCCGTGGCCACGCCCGCCCTGGTGATCGACCTCGCGCAGGTGGATCGCAACTGTGCCCGCGTGGCGGCGTATGCGGCGGACCACGGCCTGACGTGGCGGCCGCATGTGAAGACCCACAAGTCGGCTCAGGTGGCCGCGCGCCAGCTTGCAGCGGGTGCGGTCGGCCTCTCGTGCGCCACCCCGCGTGAGGCCGAGGTGATGGCCACAGTCTGCAGTGACCTCTTGCTGGCCTATCCGCCCGTGGGCACCGAGCGGCTCCGGCGCACCGTCGCAGTGGCAGCGCAGGTCCGGCTCACCGTCATGCTCGATTCTCTCGAGTCAGCCACGGCGTTGTCCGAGGCACTTGCGGCGCCGGGTGCCTCCGCGCGCGTGCTGATCGAGGTAGACGCCGGGATGCGGCGCACCGGGGTGGTGGGCGTTGAGCCGGCGGTGGAGTTGGCGCGCGCCGTCGCTGCGTTTCCTGGCCTCACCTTTGCCGGCTTTGGATTCTATCCGGGCCAGCTCCGGAGTGCGGGACCGGAGGTGGATGCCGAGTTGGTGCGGCTCTCAGTGATGGTGGCTGCATTGCGGGCCGGTGCCGAAGCGTCGGGATTGGTGGTGCACACCATCTCGGCGGGTTCGACGCCGCTGCTCTGGCGGTCGCACGAGATCGCGGGCTTGACCGAGCTGCGTGCGGGAACGGCGGTCTACTTCGACCGCACTTCGGTGGTGGGTGGCATCTGTGGGCCGGCAGACTGCGCGGCAACCATTCTCGCGACGGTCGTGAGCACGGCGGTCCCTGGGCAGGCGGTGGTCGACGCGGGGGTCAAGGCACTGGGCCGCGAGCCGATGCGTGGGGGTGATGCGGACGGATATGCATGTGTCACTGACCATCCCGAGGTCCCCGTGGTGCGACTCTCGGAGGAGCACGGCGTGCTCGACCTGTCGCACACTGAATGGCGGCCCCGGGTCGGCGAGCAGGTGCGGCTGCTGCCGAATCATGCCTGCGTGGCGGTGCACAACTTCGGCGAGATGACGCTCGTGCATCCCGATGGCCGAGTCGAGACCTGCGCTGTGGAGGCACGGGGGCGGGGGTGA
- a CDS encoding PAS domain S-box protein, which yields MTTPVHAPTTPDELAEHRFFELSIDMLCFARFDGYFQHLNPAWERTLGHTIAELQSQPMIEFVHPDDRERTLAQNREVRAGGHAVHFENRYRCKDGSYKWLVWNAIADVDKQTIYSVARDITRRKAAEEERDRLVVELQAALAEVRTLQAILPVCSYCKKVRDDENYWHSVEGYIQTHTDTQFSHGICPSCYEIEVEPALVPEDRG from the coding sequence ATGACCACCCCCGTGCACGCTCCCACCACCCCTGACGAGCTCGCCGAGCACCGCTTCTTCGAGCTGTCGATCGACATGCTCTGCTTTGCCCGCTTCGATGGCTACTTCCAGCACCTCAATCCAGCCTGGGAACGCACCCTCGGCCACACGATCGCGGAGCTGCAATCGCAGCCGATGATCGAGTTCGTCCACCCCGACGACCGCGAGCGCACACTGGCGCAGAATCGGGAGGTGCGCGCCGGCGGCCACGCGGTGCATTTCGAGAATCGCTATCGCTGCAAGGATGGCTCGTACAAGTGGCTGGTCTGGAATGCGATCGCGGATGTCGACAAGCAGACGATCTACTCCGTGGCGCGCGACATCACCCGGCGGAAGGCGGCCGAGGAAGAGCGCGATCGATTGGTTGTCGAGCTCCAGGCCGCACTCGCCGAGGTGCGCACGCTGCAGGCGATCCTGCCGGTCTGTTCGTACTGCAAGAAGGTGCGCGACGACGAGAACTACTGGCACAGTGTCGAGGGCTACATCCAGACCCACACCGACACGCAGTTCAGTCACGGCATCTGCCCGTCGTGCTATGAGATCGAGGTGGAGCCAGCGCTCGTTCCCGAGGATCGCGGCTAG